The following coding sequences lie in one Polynucleobacter asymbioticus genomic window:
- the hemN gene encoding oxygen-independent coproporphyrinogen III oxidase has translation MSSVAPDLILNEKEVLFHPGLLKKFDINGPRYTSYPSADRFHNQFREVDYFGALQRVAKINEPLSLYFHLPFCPNICYYCGCNKIITKDHGRSAKYIKYLAKEMAMVCAAMGAQKKIPVTQLHWGGGTPTFLSHEEMVELMQHTRQHFDLLPGGEYSIEIDPRRVVEADIALLADLGFNRISLGVQDFNLEVQQAVHRIQTIEETQAVMDWSRKYGFKSRSVDLIYGLPKQTPETFKETVEAVLKMCPDRLSVYNYAHLPHIFKPQRRIAEADLPGAADKLDILSNTIDRLGEAGYVFIGMDHFAKPDDELAVAQKEGKLHRNFQGYSTQAECDLLAFGISSIGKVDDCYSQNVRTLDEYYSAIDDAHLPTLRGLRLDKDDLLRRELIGELMCQFSLDTDLFAKSHQIDFSSYFKTEIAELKHLEEAGLLEWQGAKMVVPIKGRLLARRVAMTFDRHLRESQAVGRYSKVL, from the coding sequence ATGAGCTCTGTAGCGCCTGATTTAATTCTCAATGAAAAAGAAGTGCTTTTTCATCCAGGGCTATTGAAGAAGTTTGATATCAATGGTCCGCGCTACACCTCTTACCCCAGTGCCGATCGCTTTCATAATCAATTTCGTGAAGTTGATTATTTCGGAGCATTGCAACGCGTAGCCAAGATTAATGAGCCGCTATCACTGTATTTCCATTTACCGTTCTGCCCCAACATTTGTTATTACTGTGGTTGCAACAAAATCATTACTAAAGACCATGGTCGAAGTGCTAAGTACATCAAGTATTTGGCTAAAGAGATGGCGATGGTTTGTGCTGCCATGGGTGCCCAGAAAAAAATTCCAGTGACCCAGTTGCATTGGGGTGGTGGAACACCTACATTTTTGTCTCACGAAGAGATGGTTGAGTTGATGCAGCACACTCGCCAGCATTTTGATCTTCTTCCTGGCGGCGAATATTCAATTGAGATTGATCCACGACGAGTAGTGGAGGCTGATATTGCCTTGTTGGCTGACTTGGGCTTCAACCGAATCAGTCTTGGGGTTCAAGACTTCAACCTCGAAGTGCAGCAAGCAGTGCATCGCATTCAGACTATTGAAGAGACTCAGGCGGTGATGGATTGGTCGAGAAAGTATGGATTTAAATCCAGAAGCGTTGATCTGATTTATGGCTTGCCAAAGCAGACTCCAGAAACCTTTAAAGAAACCGTGGAAGCGGTTCTGAAGATGTGCCCAGATCGATTATCGGTTTACAACTATGCTCATTTGCCACATATCTTTAAGCCTCAACGTAGAATAGCTGAGGCGGATTTACCAGGGGCTGCAGATAAGCTAGATATTTTGTCGAATACCATAGATAGGCTAGGCGAAGCAGGTTATGTGTTTATTGGTATGGATCACTTTGCTAAGCCTGATGATGAATTAGCAGTTGCTCAGAAAGAGGGTAAGCTCCATCGCAATTTCCAAGGTTATTCAACGCAAGCGGAATGTGATCTCTTGGCGTTTGGCATCTCCTCTATTGGTAAGGTGGACGATTGCTACTCACAAAATGTCCGCACTCTAGATGAGTACTACTCAGCAATCGATGATGCCCATCTCCCCACACTCCGAGGCCTTCGATTAGACAAAGATGATTTACTGCGCCGTGAATTAATCGGTGAGTTAATGTGCCAATTTTCACTGGACACGGATTTATTTGCTAAGTCCCATCAAATCGACTTCTCAAGTTACTTTAAGACGGAGATTGCGGAGTTAAAGCATTTGGAAGAGGCGGGTCTGCTTGAGTGGCAGGGCGCTAAGATGGTCGTGCCTATCAAAGGCCGGCTCCTAGCTCGGCGTGTAGCTATGACCTTTGATCGTCATCTAAGGGAATCTCAGGCTGTGGGCAGGTATTCCAAAGTGCTTTAA